The region ATAGGCCCGCACAGGCTTTTCGTGTTTGCCGTACCGTGCTCCTCCTGCCGATTACGGGTGGTGTGCGGTGGGAGTAGAGCTGGAGCAGCGGGCGAACGAGGTGTGCGGCACGAGACCGCCGACTCTCATGCTCTCGGTAGTAAGCGGAGTAGCCGTGTGTCTAGCCGTGAACAACAGGCAAACCCTGCACTCTCAGGCACTCCGGATGCCATCCTGAAGACGAAAGAAGCAGGTAGGAGCCACGGGCTACAGATCCAGTTGCCCTCCTAAAGCGGGTGTCGCAGGTTCGAATCCTGCCGGGGCACCAGCGCAAAGGCCCCGGACTGATCATGGTCCGGGGCCTTTGATGGCAGTCGCCTCTCAGGCAGCAGGCAGACGACGCTTGAGTAGGCGGTCCATGTGGCTGATCGCCTCCCGCTGCGTGTCGTGCACGACGTGCGTGTAGACGTCCATCGTGATGCTGATCTGGCTGTGTCCAAGGATCTCCATGATGACCCGCGGAGCGCCGCAGGCCGCAGTCAGCAGCGTCGCGCAGCCGTGCCGCGCATCGTGCAGCCGAACCACCCGCAGCACGGCGTCGGCAGCGACCCGCGTGAAGGACCGGTAGTCGTTCCGCGGCTCCACCGGTCGGCCGTTCCTCGTCGCGAAGACGTGGCCGTTCTCAGACCAGGCGACACCGGTGCGCGCGAACGCCTCCCGCTGCCGGAGCCGGTGCCACCGGAGCGGCGCGAGGCACAGGGCGGGCATCGGGACCACGCGACTGCGACGGCTCTTGGGATCGTCGTCGTAGAGCATGCCCCTGCGCCGCTGGGTCTGCTGACGGACGTGCAGTACCCGGTTGTCCAGGTCCAGGTCCGACCCCTGGTGGTGGCAGACGGCCACCCCATGGTGGTCCGATGCCGCGATGCTGATGCTGATCGCGACCGCTTGCCATCTCACCGTCATGGCTGCTCAGGCGGCATGAAACGGAGGTCATGCGCCCTCGACCACTGCGCCGGCCTCGCCTTGACCCTGGAGGCATTCAGGTCCAGCGTGGAGATGGAGGGCCTTCACGTCGGGACGCCGGGGGAAGTTCACGAGCGGAGTCGCCAATGACCACCGCATCCACCCACCGCCGCCACAGTCGCTGCCATCCGGTGGTTCGTGCATGCGTCACCGTATCGCTGTTCGTCTGGGCAAGCGCCTGCGGAGGCGCGGCGCCGACAGCGAACCTCGCTAATGATCCGCAGCCTGCGCCCACGTCACAGGATCATGAGGTCTCTCCCGGCTCGCTGGATCCCAGCGGCCGCGCAGCACCCTTGCGACAGGGATTGCCCGGCGACGAGACTCCGCCGCCGACCCCCCATTCGCACGGCGGGCATGCCACCATGCAGCCCGATACCATCCCGCCGGAGGATTACGCTGTCGACGGCATCGCTCGTGTCGAGGTCGCGGCCAACGTGGATGTCGCCGTTCACTGGGTCGCGATGAACCAGTACCACTTCCCATCGATCGTCGACACGACGGCCGGCGGCACGGGCGCCTTCATCAACCCGAGCGGCACCCTGGTCACCTCCCCCGAAGCCGTCCGACTGGACCGTGAACGCATCACCGTCTACGCGGTCAACCAGGCATGGCACCAGGCCCTGGGGGTCCCACTGCCCGCGGACCCCTACGAGCACATGCACGTGCCCGGCAGACCCAAGCTCGAAGCGGCCGTCAACGCCTGTTACCGGCTGGACAAGCCAGGGAAGCACTGTGCCGTCACCATCACACCCGAGATCAAAGTCCACCCCTACACCGCGGCCGACAAGCCGCCGACACTGACGGCGGCCCTTCTGTCGACCTCGGGCTCGGTGGCGGTCCTCTCTGCCGCCATCCCCGGCAAGACGGCCACCGTCGCGCTCGGACCGGCCCCCCAGGCCGGCAAACCCTGGACGGCGATCAGCTGGCCGACCACACCCACCGCGAGAGCCAAACCGGCCACCGTGCAAGGACGGTACGCCGCGAACAGATCGGTATCGGCCCAGGATATCGCCACACTGCGCACGCGCCTGGGAACCGGGATGTCCGGAGCGGTTCTCGTGAACGCTCGCGGTGCGGTGACCGGCATGCTGAGCCCCACCGGCCACTCGGTGGATGTGGTGCCCCCCGACCGGATCACCGAGGCGCTGGACAAAGGCGGCGTACAGTCCGCACGCGGCCCTGGCGACTCCAGCATGGCCAACGGACTGAGGCTGTACGCCAAGCACGAGTACCGCCACGCCGCGACGTGGCTCCACAGCGCTGCGGACGACACGGGACAAGGCGCAGTGGCCGTCCGCTATCACGAGGCCGCGCATGCCAACTCCGGCACGCCCGCCGACAAGAGCGACGAAGTCGACGCGCACACCGGCCACAACCCCGCCGCCTCCGGCACCAACTGGACCGTGATCGGGCCGATCATCGGACTTATCATCCTGGCGGTCGGCGCGCTGGTGTTCGCCCTGAGGCACCGTCGACTGCGTCTGGCCGAGGAGACGGCTGCGGCTGGTCCGTCGCTCGCCGACGCCAGGGCCACGTTGGTTTCCACATTGTTCCGGGGATTCAGAGCGGCAAAAAACGAGCCGGCCACGGCTCCAATCGGCTCCCCACCCTCCGCCGGGGAGGATCGCGAGCGTTCGGCGCCCGACCAACCGGAGCCGTACCAGGAAGAGGACGCCGCAACGCCGTCGAAGACCCAGGGCACCTACTGCGCACGGTGCGGCGCCTTCCTCTCGCCCGGCGACCGTTTCTGTTTCGCCTGCGGCGCCGCCTCCCCCAGACGCTGAGGACCCGATCGCGATGCCCACCCAACCGCGTATCACGCTGGAACCCGGCGAGGAACTGGCCGGCTACCGCATCGAGTCCTACATCGCCCGCGGCGGCATGGCCGTCGTGTACCTGGCCAGGGACATCTCCCTGGGACGGCCGGTCGCCCTGAAACTCCTCGCCCCCGAACTCAGCTCCAATGCGAACTTTCGTGCCCGCTTCATACGGGAATCGGAGCTGGCCGCTTCGGTCGACCATCCCAACATCCTGCCGATCTACCAGGCAGGCGAGGTGGACAACGTGCTCTACATCGCCATGCGGTACGTCGACGGTGAGGACCTGGCCGCACTTCTCGACAGCCGCGCCCACGCGCCGGAAGGACACGGCCAGCTGACGGTGGCCGAGGCCATGTCCCTGTTCACCCAGGTCGCCGGTGCGCTGGACGCCGCCCACGACGTAGGGCTGGTGCACAGGGACGTCAAACCCGGCAACATCCTTCTCTCCGACGCCACCCTGCCGCTCTCGCAGCGCCACGTCTACCTCACCGACTTCGGACTGACCAAGCGCTCGGCCAGCCTGAACGGCCTGACCACCACCGGCCACTTCCTCGGCACACTCGCCTACGTCGCCCCGGAACAAATAGCCGGCCGCCCTCTCGACGGGCGAACGGACATCTACTCGCTGGGCTGCGGCATGTTCCAGGCGCTCACCGGCCAGGTGCCCTTCCCCTGCGACGACGACGCCGCCGTCCTGTGGGCCCACATGTCCGAGCCCAGACCGAACGTGTCCGACTACCGCAACGACCTTCCACCGGCCGTCGATGCGGTGCTCAAGCGTGCCATGGCACGCGCGCCGGAAGACCGGCAGCAATCCTGCCGGGCAGTCATCGAGGAGCTACGACGGACGTTCCGCGCCGCACCAGTACCAGTACCAGTACCAGTACCGGAAGCGGAAGCGGCGCAAGGCCGACCGGTCAGCGCCACATCGCATACCCCCGCACCGCCCAACTCCCCACCCCTACGCCGCCACGCTCCGAAACGGCCGGGGCCGGCCCCGAAGGCTGCGGTACGGCAACGGCGGCCCCGGGGACCAGCCCCACCGCACGCCCCCCGCACCCGAACCAGACGCCGGATACTCGGGCTGCTGGCCGCCCTGGCCGTCGTTGTGGCCGGTGTGCTCACCGCGGTGTTCACCTCACGGCCCGACAACTCCTGGGTGGACACGGGGACGCAGGCGGCTCCCTTCCGGCTCGAGCACCCACCGAACTGGCAGTTCCACCCGGCCACCGACGCGGTGATGTACGCCGACACGTCCAGCCATCTCATTGGCCTCTTCACCGACGGTGACACGGAGGCATGGCAGCGCGCCGGGAAGATCGTGGACGCCGATCCGGCCAACCTCACCGGCATCATGCTCCGCCATACCGGGGAAACGCAGAAGCTCAACACCTCCGCCGAGGCAGCCGACGTGATCCGCGCCAGCCCCGCTTTCCGTCACGACGCCCTCGGTAAGCCGGTGCCTGCGCGCGTGGACGGCGTCAAGGGCTGGCGCCTGAACGGAACACTCACCAATCCGAACAGCGGCGGCACACCCGACAAGATCGCCTACAGCTACTACGTCCTCAACATCCCCAACGGCACAGCACATCTCGTCTTCTTCGCACTGCCCGACCGAATGGCCGATCAAGACCACACCTTCGCCCGGGTACGCGACACCATCCAGCTGCCCAAGGACTGACCCAGGCCCTTACGTATGCCTTCCGGCAATGCGGCGTGCGGAACCGGCACATCCCATCCCAGCCAGGGCAGTGCCTGTGGCATGACACCCAGGTCCGGCATCGGCGCGCTCGATCACCGCCACTGATGCCCCTCCCTCAAGACGGCCCCTGGGCGGCCGCGCCGGGGTCCCGAAACGGCAGGGGTTTCCCGGCCGCGTCTCCACGTGCTTTTACCCGATGTACCCGGATCTGTCGAGTACCGAGTTTTCGGAACATGACCACACTGTGCCGGTCATGCCTACTTGGAGTGCAGTCTCACCAACAAGCAAATGAGACAGCACGGCGAGACGGAACTCCTGCAAGGACGCTCCCTCTCACTAATCCGCGGGTCATCCCGGCACCTGAGCCACAGTTCTAACTGATGCACGGGCCAATACGCCGAATGCTCGCGACACATCAAAGAAACCTTCAGTATCAATAAGGAGAAAATTCATGATTCGTAATAAGCGCACCCGCGACGGCACCCGCCCCAAGCGACGGAGCCTTCGCCTTGCGACGGTTGCCGCCTCGGCTGCTGTGGTGGCCGGGGGCGTCATCGTTCCGGCTTCTGCCGCGGTGGCGGCCCCGATGCCCGCCTCGCCGGTCGTGAGCCATGTCGACAGCCACGGCAAGCACAGCTATCCCGACACCTTCCCGGAAATACGTCGCAGGTAATACCCAAGACGGACACGGCGCGAGCAGCGACGCCAGCTAGGAGGTGACTGTCGCGGACAGTATCGAGTGAAGTCTTCTCGGCAACGTGACGGTTGCGGTGTGTGATGATGCCGGACGGCGGGATGGTGACTCGGCGTCAGACATGAGTGAAGCCCCTGGTAGGAACGAGTCTGCGAAGATCACGTTCCGTACAACCAGAGGCTCCACGTGGCGTCCAGTATCACCTACACCGCCGTGCTCGATGTCCGCAGGGCGACCGCCGAGCATCTCGCGAAGCTGCTGCGCGGGCACCGCGAGCAGCTCGGGACCCGCAAGGGCACTCGCGCGCTGGGCGTCTTCAAACAGGCGGTGTTCGTGCTGCGCTGGTTCGTCGACGGTACCCGGCTGGCCCAACTCGCCCGGGACAACGGCATCTCGGTACCGACCGCCTACCGCTACCTGCACGAAGGGCTGACGGTGCTCGCCAACCACGCTCCCGATCTGTCCACCGCGCTGGAGAGGGCGGCGGCGGCCGGGTACACCCACCTCAACCTGGACGGCACGGTCATCCGCACCGACCGTGTGGCCGCCGCCGGCCCCAACGGCGCGGACCTGTGGTGGTCGGGGAAGCACAAGCACCACGGAGGAAACGTGCAGGTCATCGCCACCCCGGACGGCTGGCCCCTCTGGGTCTCCCCGGTCCGCCCGGGCCGCGAGCACGACACCACCTGCGCACGGGCCCACGGGCTGGTCGACGCCCTGAACCGGCTCGCCGCCATCCTGGGCGTCCCTACCCTGACCGACCTCGGCTACGAGAACGCCGGGCCCGGCTTCCGCCACCCGGTCAAGAAGCCCAAGGGCGGTGAACTCGCCGACCCCGACCTGGCGTTCAACGCCGTGATCCGAGGCGTCCACGCTGTCGCCGAACGTGCCAACGCCCTGCTGAAGGTCACTTTCAAGGCCCTGCGCAGGGTCAGCCTCGACCCCTCGGCCATCACCCGCATCGCCCGAGCCGCCCTCGTCCTGCTCCAGCTCGAGCACGGCCGCACCGCCTGAACGAAGATCACAAAACGTCACGAGACGTTACCGAGAAGAGTTCAGTGACTTCGGAGTCTGGCTGGGTGCCAAGGCCTGTGGCCACAACGCCCGGCCAGGCTGCCGCGGGCAGCTGGTTTCACGCAGACGGCCGGCCGTGACGGGGCACGGTCAGCCGACCTTGATTTCTTCGTACACCGGAACGCCGAACTGGTTCAGCGCCACATTGGAGAGCTTCTGCGAATAGCCGGCCGTGCCGTGCCCGTACCAGAGGGGAATGCTGGCCATGTCATCCCGGACCACCTCCTCGGCCTGCTGGAAGATACCCACAGCCTTTGCTCTGTCGGTCTCGGTGTTGGCCCTGCCTACCAGGTTGTCGAATTCCTTGTTCGACCATTTTCCGTCGTTCGATGACGCGCCGGTGTAGTAGAGCGGCTGCAGGAAGTTCTGGATCAGCGGATAGTCCATCTGCCAGCCGCCGCGGAAAGGCCCTGTCATCTTGTACTGGGTGATCTGGTTGCGGAAGTCGGCGAACGTGCCGATCGGGTTTCCGACACAGGCTCTGTCGTTGCCGAGCGCGTTGTTGATGGAGTTGCAGGCCGCGTCCACCCACTCCTTGATAGAGGCGTCCGCGTTGTACGAGATCTTCACCTGACCGCCGGGGAGGCCGCCGCCCTCCTGGACCAGCTTCTTCGCCTCCTCCGGGTGGTACTCGCAGGCTTCACCGCACAGGCCCGCCTTGAAGCCACCGCCCTCACCGAGGACCGGCGAGGTCCAGTCACTCGCAGGGGTACGACTCTTCTGGAAGATCGTGTCGATGATCTGGTTCCGGTCGATGGCCATGGACAGGCCCTTGCGGACCTTCTCCGTCCCCGGCTTGGACCACGCCTTGTCATAGAACGGGAAGGCCAGGGTCTCGATGCCGCCAGCCGGGATGTTGATGAACC is a window of Streptomyces sp. NBC_00271 DNA encoding:
- a CDS encoding zinc ribbon domain-containing protein, which translates into the protein MTTASTHRRHSRCHPVVRACVTVSLFVWASACGGAAPTANLANDPQPAPTSQDHEVSPGSLDPSGRAAPLRQGLPGDETPPPTPHSHGGHATMQPDTIPPEDYAVDGIARVEVAANVDVAVHWVAMNQYHFPSIVDTTAGGTGAFINPSGTLVTSPEAVRLDRERITVYAVNQAWHQALGVPLPADPYEHMHVPGRPKLEAAVNACYRLDKPGKHCAVTITPEIKVHPYTAADKPPTLTAALLSTSGSVAVLSAAIPGKTATVALGPAPQAGKPWTAISWPTTPTARAKPATVQGRYAANRSVSAQDIATLRTRLGTGMSGAVLVNARGAVTGMLSPTGHSVDVVPPDRITEALDKGGVQSARGPGDSSMANGLRLYAKHEYRHAATWLHSAADDTGQGAVAVRYHEAAHANSGTPADKSDEVDAHTGHNPAASGTNWTVIGPIIGLIILAVGALVFALRHRRLRLAEETAAAGPSLADARATLVSTLFRGFRAAKNEPATAPIGSPPSAGEDRERSAPDQPEPYQEEDAATPSKTQGTYCARCGAFLSPGDRFCFACGAASPRR
- a CDS encoding serine/threonine-protein kinase, whose translation is MPTQPRITLEPGEELAGYRIESYIARGGMAVVYLARDISLGRPVALKLLAPELSSNANFRARFIRESELAASVDHPNILPIYQAGEVDNVLYIAMRYVDGEDLAALLDSRAHAPEGHGQLTVAEAMSLFTQVAGALDAAHDVGLVHRDVKPGNILLSDATLPLSQRHVYLTDFGLTKRSASLNGLTTTGHFLGTLAYVAPEQIAGRPLDGRTDIYSLGCGMFQALTGQVPFPCDDDAAVLWAHMSEPRPNVSDYRNDLPPAVDAVLKRAMARAPEDRQQSCRAVIEELRRTFRAAPVPVPVPVPEAEAAQGRPVSATSHTPAPPNSPPLRRHAPKRPGPAPKAAVRQRRPRGPAPPHAPRTRTRRRILGLLAALAVVVAGVLTAVFTSRPDNSWVDTGTQAAPFRLEHPPNWQFHPATDAVMYADTSSHLIGLFTDGDTEAWQRAGKIVDADPANLTGIMLRHTGETQKLNTSAEAADVIRASPAFRHDALGKPVPARVDGVKGWRLNGTLTNPNSGGTPDKIAYSYYVLNIPNGTAHLVFFALPDRMADQDHTFARVRDTIQLPKD
- a CDS encoding HARBI1 family protein; this translates as MASSITYTAVLDVRRATAEHLAKLLRGHREQLGTRKGTRALGVFKQAVFVLRWFVDGTRLAQLARDNGISVPTAYRYLHEGLTVLANHAPDLSTALERAAAAGYTHLNLDGTVIRTDRVAAAGPNGADLWWSGKHKHHGGNVQVIATPDGWPLWVSPVRPGREHDTTCARAHGLVDALNRLAAILGVPTLTDLGYENAGPGFRHPVKKPKGGELADPDLAFNAVIRGVHAVAERANALLKVTFKALRRVSLDPSAITRIARAALVLLQLEHGRTA